Proteins encoded together in one Prunus dulcis chromosome 3, ALMONDv2, whole genome shotgun sequence window:
- the LOC117620981 gene encoding exopolygalacturonase-like encodes MGLKLKNVLPMFVFLLLACTAKAQSAALDVTSAKYGGKPGSDITQALEKAWTDACASTTPSKIVVPKGTFKFVGTTFKGPCKAAIEFQLQGTLQAPVDGSQLPKDDTWIGFDHVDGLTLSGGGTFDGQGAQSWKNNDCNKNRQCKSKHINLRFHVLTNSKILDVTSKDSKNFHVNLQKCEKVEINGFTISAPKESMNTDGIHIGRSTGINITDTTIGTGDDCISIGDGTKDLTVTNVACGPGHGIAIGSLGRYPEEEPVSGINIRKCTLTDTTNGVRIKTWPASPKDSTASDIHFEDITMVNVGNPILIDQEYCPWNECKKGVPSKVKISNVSFKNIKGTCTDPVAVKLVCSKGLPCENVELSDIDLKYTGDKGPITSMCSNVKPTMNRVAQPLACVTGAAAA; translated from the exons ATGggtttgaaactgaaaaatgtCTTGCCAATGTTTGTGTTCTTGTTGTTAGCATGCACAGCTAAAGCTCAATCTGCTGCCTTAGATGTGACAAGTGCAAAATATGGTGGAAAGCCAGGCTCTGATATTACCCAG GCTTTAGAGAAGGCTTGGACAGATGCATGTGCATCAACAACACCAAGTAAAATTGTTGTTCCAAAGGGAACATTCAAGTTTGTAGGAACAACTTTTAAAGGTCCTTGCAAGGCTGCTATTGAGTTTCAGCTCCAAGGAACATTGCAGGCTCCAGTAGATGGCAGCCAGCTCCCGAAGGACGACACTTGGATTGGTTTTGACCACGTCGACGGGCTCACCTTGTCAGGTGGTGGAACTTTTGATGGCCAAGGAGCACAGTCTTGGAAAAACAATGATTGCAACAAAAATAGACAATGCAAATCTAAACACATT AATTTGAGGTTCCACGTCCTCaccaattccaaaattttggACGTAACTTCAAAAGATAGCAAAAATTTCCACGTCAATCTTCAGAAGTGCGAGAAGGTTGAAATCAATGGATTTACCATCTCAGCACCTAAGGAAAGCATGAACACAGATGGAATTCACATCGGTCGTTCAACTGGGATCAACATCACTGACACAACCATCGGAACTGGGGATGATTGTATTTCGATCGGTGACGGTACCAAGGACCTCACCGTGACCAACGTTGCTTGCGGGCCAGGCCACGGCATAGCCATTGGGAGCCTTGGAAGGTACCCAGAGGAAGAACCCGTGTCCGGCATCAATATTAGGAAATGCACCTTGACTGATACAACGAATGGTGTGAGGATCAAAACATGGCCTGCTTCCCCGAAAGATAGCACTGCCTCGGATATTCACTTTGAGGATATTACCATGGTTAATGTTGGTAACCCTATCCTCATTGACCAAGAGTACTGCCCATGGAACGAATGCAAAAAAGGG GTTCCTTCCAAAGTTAAGATCAGCAATGTTAGCTTCAAGAACATCAAGGGCACATGTACCGACCCAGTTGCTGTGAAGCTTGTATGCAGCAAAGGCCTGccatgtgagaatgtggaatTGAGTGACATTGATCTCAAGTACACTGGAGACAAAGGCCCTATTACCTCTATGTGTTCTAATGTCAAGCCGACAATGAATCGCGTGGCACAGCCTCTGGCTTGCGTTACCGGCGCTGCTGCTGCTTGA
- the LOC117620980 gene encoding exopolygalacturonase-like, whose translation MGLKLKNVLPMFVFLLLACTAKAQSAALDVTSAKYGGKPGSDITQALEKAWTDACASTTPSKIVVPKGTFKFVGTTFKGPCKAAIEFQLQGTLQAPVDGSQLPKDDTWIGFDHVDGLTLSGGGTFDGQGAQSWKNNDCNKNRQCKSKHINLRFHVLTNSKILDVTSKDSKNFHVNLQKCEKVEINGFTISAPKESMNTDGIHIGRSTGINITDTTIGTGDDCISIGDGTKDLTVTNVACGPGHGIAIGSLGRYPEEEPVSGINIRKCTLTDTTNGVRIKTWPASPKDSTASDIHFEDITMVNVGNPILIDQEYCPWNECKKGVPSKVKISNVSFKNIKGTCTDPVAVKLVCSKGLPCENVELSDIDLKYTGDKGPITSVCSNVKPTMNRVAQPLACATGAAAA comes from the exons ATGggtttgaaactgaaaaatgtCTTGCCAATGTTTGTGTTCTTGTTGTTAGCATGCACAGCTAAAGCTCAATCTGCTGCCTTAGATGTGACAAGTGCAAAATATGGTGGAAAGCCAGGCTCTGATATTACCCAG GCTTTAGAGAAGGCTTGGACAGATGCATGTGCATCAACAACACCAAGTAAAATTGTTGTTCCAAAGGGAACATTCAAGTTTGTAGGAACAACTTTTAAAGGTCCTTGCAAGGCTGCTATTGAGTTTCAGCTCCAAGGAACATTGCAGGCTCCAGTAGATGGCAGCCAGCTCCCGAAGGACGACACTTGGATTGGTTTTGACCACGTCGACGGGCTCACCTTGTCAGGTGGTGGAACTTTTGATGGCCAAGGAGCACAGTCTTGGAAAAACAATGATTGCAACAAAAATAGACAATGCAAATCTAAACACATT AATTTGAGGTTCCACGTACTCaccaattccaaaattttggACGTAACTTCAAAAGATAGCAAAAATTTCCACGTCAATCTTCAGAAGTGCGAGAAGGTTGAAATCAATGGATTTACCATCTCAGCACCTAAGGAAAGCATGAACACAGATGGAATTCACATCGGTCGTTCAACTGGGATCAACATCACTGACACAACCATCGGAACTGGGGATGATTGTATTTCGATCGGTGACGGTACCAAGGACCTCACCGTGACCAACGTTGCTTGCGGGCCAGGCCACGGCATAGCCATTGGGAGCCTTGGAAGGTACCCAGAGGAAGAACCCGTGTCCGGCATCAATATTAGGAAATGCACCTTGACTGATACAACGAATGGTGTGAGGATCAAAACATGGCCTGCTTCCCCGAAAGATAGCACTGCCTCGGATATTCACTTTGAGGATATTACCATGGTTAATGTTGGTAACCCTATCCTCATTGACCAAGAGTACTGCCCATGGAACGAATGCAAAAAAGGG GTTCCTTCCAAAGTTAAGATCAGCAATGTTAGCTTCAAGAACATCAAGGGCACATGTACCGACCCAGTTGCTGTGAAGCTTGTATGCAGCAAAGGCCTGccatgtgagaatgtggaatTGAGTGACATTGATCTCAAGTACACTGGAGACAAAGGCCCTATTACCTCTGTGTGTTCTAATGTCAAGCCGACAATGAATCGCGTGGCACAGCCTCTGGCTTGCGCTACCGGCGCTGCTGCTGCTTGA
- the LOC117620984 gene encoding exopolygalacturonase clone GBGA483-like — MGSKFILGTTFFLFLISFSIKARAADFDIKKYGAKADGKTDDSQAINSAWKEACASTTPSTVVIAKGNYMAGPVKFQGPCKAPVSIRVEGTLQAPAEPEKLKSQDGWVVFRNIDGLTVSGGGTFDGQGSVARSKNDCAKTGKCNSLPINIRFTGLTNSHIQNITTLNSKLFHINVLNCKNLTLQHVIITAPGESLNTDGIHIGRSSNINITGAEIKTGDDCISLGDGSQQINIEKVKCGPGHGISIGSLGRYHDEQPVTGVTVRNCTISNTSNGVRVKTWPASPNGVASDLHFEDIIMENVKTSPVLIDQEYCPNGQCQAKIPSKVKISNVSFKNIRGTSADPVVVKLACSKGIPCQNVQISDIHLTYNGKNGAATSVCTNVKPTMTGQIFPPACAKTAA, encoded by the exons ATGGGTTCAAAATTTATTCTTGGAACTacattctttttgttcttgatATCATTTTCCATAAAAGCCAGAGCTGCAGATTTTGATATCAAGAAGTATGGAGCCAAGGCTGACGGCAAGACAGATGATAGCCAG GCTATTAATAGTGCTTGGAAAGAAGCATGCGCATCCACAACTCCGAGCACGGTTGTGATAGCAAAAGGAAACTACATGGCTGGTCCAGTGAAGTTTCAAGGGCCCTGCAAAGCACCGGTTAGCATTCGGGTTGAAGGAACCCTGCAGGCTCCGGCAGAGCCAGAAAAGCTCAAGTCACAAGATGGTTGGGTTGTTTTCCGAAATATTGATGGGTTAACAGTCTCAGGAGGTGGCACTTTTGATGGCCAAGGATCAGTAGCTCGGTCCAAAAATGATTGTGCCAAAACTGGAAAATGCAACTCACTGCCTATA AACATAAGATTCACAGGGCTTACCAATTCACACATTCAAAACATAACAACTTTGAACAGCAAGCTGTTCCACATAAACGTCTTGAACTGCAAAAACCTGACACTTCAACATGTGATCATCACCGCCCCTGGTGAAAGCCTAAACACAGATGGAATCCACATTGGCCGGTCATCGAACATCAACATCACCGGCGCAGAGATCAAAACCGGCGATGATTGCATCTCTCTTGGCGATGGAAGCCAGCAAATAAACATTGAAAAGGTGAAGTGCGGGCCGGGCCACGGTATCAGCATTGGGAGCCTAGGCAGGTACCATGATGAACAACCTGTCACAGGAGTCACAGTGAGAAACTGCACCATATCAAACACTTCAAATGGCGTGAGGGTCAAGACATGGCCAGCTTCTCCAAATGGTGTGGCCTCAGATTTGCACTTTGAGGACATAATTATGGAAAATGTGAAGACCTCCCCTGTTCTTATAGACCAAGAATACTGTCCAAATGGCCAATGCCAAGCAAAAATCCCGTCGAAAGTTAAGATCAGCAATGTGAGCTTCAAGAACATTAGGGGCACTTCTGCTGATCCTGTTGTTGTGAAGCTTGCTTGTAGCAAAGGCATTCCTTGCCAGAATGTGCAAATTAGTGACATCCATTTGACATACAATGGGAAAAATGGTGCTGCCACATCTGTATGTACTAACGTCAAGCCCACTATGACTGgccaaatttttccacctgcttGTGCAAAGACTGCAGCTTAA